A DNA window from Fervidobacterium sp. contains the following coding sequences:
- a CDS encoding alanine/ornithine racemase family PLP-dependent enzyme, with product MFETNYPRLNISLDKIIFNSRKIAEMCHNAGIELVGVTKLVLANPKIAKAIRENGVDKLGDSRLRNIISLVENNVPGPFQLLRIPMLSELPTAVKYVDEILVSMPATAYEIDKIALELQKNVQLIYMVDVGDLREGVWFENAVDEIYEVAKKLKYAKIIGVGTNVGCYGGVLPTLENMRILIEIKRKLENLLGFELKISGGSTVTLKMLENGTLPSGINQFRVGEGLILGTDATGDRDIPYLHQDTVILEAEVIEVDYKPSVPYGETGKDAFGRTPTFEDKGYRRRIIIAVGEQDVKPDGLKPLDECLKILHASSDHLIVDVTECYKDFRVGDIVKFRMSYGCALRAFTSPYVEKVFV from the coding sequence ATGTTTGAGACAAATTACCCAAGATTGAACATCAGTTTAGATAAAATCATATTCAATTCAAGAAAGATAGCGGAAATGTGTCATAATGCTGGAATAGAGTTAGTAGGTGTAACAAAACTTGTTCTTGCAAATCCAAAAATAGCGAAGGCAATTAGAGAAAACGGTGTTGACAAGCTTGGTGATTCGAGGTTGAGAAACATAATTAGTTTAGTTGAAAACAATGTTCCAGGTCCTTTCCAATTACTTAGAATCCCCATGCTCTCAGAGTTACCAACTGCAGTAAAGTATGTCGATGAAATTTTAGTTTCAATGCCAGCTACAGCATATGAAATAGATAAGATAGCACTTGAACTGCAAAAAAACGTACAGTTAATCTACATGGTCGATGTAGGAGATCTAAGGGAAGGCGTTTGGTTTGAAAACGCGGTTGACGAGATATATGAAGTTGCAAAGAAATTAAAATACGCAAAGATAATAGGAGTAGGTACAAACGTAGGCTGTTATGGAGGAGTTTTACCCACGCTGGAGAATATGAGAATACTCATTGAAATAAAAAGAAAACTTGAAAATCTTCTTGGTTTTGAACTAAAAATAAGTGGAGGAAGTACCGTAACGTTAAAAATGCTTGAAAACGGTACGCTTCCGTCTGGAATCAACCAGTTTAGAGTTGGAGAAGGGTTAATACTGGGAACAGATGCAACAGGTGATAGAGATATACCATATTTACATCAAGATACTGTGATATTAGAGGCAGAGGTAATTGAAGTAGACTATAAGCCATCGGTGCCATACGGGGAGACCGGAAAAGATGCATTTGGCCGGACACCTACGTTTGAAGATAAAGGTTACAGAAGACGTATAATCATCGCAGTTGGTGAACAAGACGTTAAACCAGATGGATTAAAGCCTTTGGACGAATGCCTGAAAATTTTACATGCATCAAGTGATCATTTGATAGTCGATGTCACGGAATGCTACAAAGATTTTAGAGTTGGCGATATTGTAAAGTTCCGCATGAGTTATGGATGCGCACTCAGAGCATTTACAAGTCCGTATGTGGAGAAAGTCTTTGTCTAA
- a CDS encoding purine-nucleoside phosphorylase, which produces MDREVKEAFDFIKTMVKNNPKIALILGSGLGFLSDFVENKVEILYQDIPNFPYSTAPGHEGKLVFGTLFGKEVVVLSGRFHIYEGWKPSDIKIVVHTLKLIGIERMLVTNAAGAINVSYNPGDIIIVKDIINFMFRNPLRGPNDDDIGPRFPDMLGAFDKIWMGRLKEIYPNIKEGVYVGVTGPTYETPAEIRAFRKIGADLVGMSTVPELIACAHVGIKALVLSCATNMAAGVLEKPLSHEEVMEVASEVKEKFIEIVKKALEVV; this is translated from the coding sequence GTGGATAGAGAAGTAAAAGAAGCTTTTGATTTTATAAAAACCATGGTTAAGAATAATCCAAAAATAGCCCTTATTCTTGGTTCTGGACTAGGTTTTCTATCAGATTTTGTTGAGAACAAAGTAGAAATTTTGTACCAAGATATACCAAATTTTCCTTATTCAACTGCACCTGGACATGAGGGAAAACTTGTATTTGGAACGTTGTTTGGTAAAGAGGTTGTTGTTTTAAGCGGAAGGTTTCACATATACGAAGGTTGGAAACCTTCCGACATAAAGATAGTTGTACATACTTTGAAATTAATAGGGATAGAAAGAATGCTCGTTACCAACGCAGCTGGTGCTATTAACGTATCTTACAACCCTGGCGACATTATAATTGTTAAGGATATTATAAATTTCATGTTTAGAAATCCTTTGAGAGGTCCAAATGATGATGATATTGGTCCTCGTTTTCCAGATATGCTCGGTGCCTTCGATAAAATATGGATGGGTAGGTTAAAGGAAATTTATCCAAACATAAAAGAGGGAGTCTACGTAGGTGTCACAGGTCCTACATATGAAACACCAGCGGAAATAAGAGCCTTTAGAAAGATAGGAGCAGATCTTGTTGGAATGTCCACAGTCCCTGAGTTAATCGCCTGTGCACATGTTGGTATCAAGGCTTTAGTACTTTCTTGTGCAACAAATATGGCAGCTGGTGTACTTGAGAAGCCTCTTTCTCATGAAGAAGTTATGGAAGTAGCAAGCGAAGTAAAGGAAAAGTTCATAGAAATAGTCAAAAAGGCTTTGGAGGTAGTTTGA
- a CDS encoding bifunctional oligoribonuclease/PAP phosphatase NrnA, which produces MNRDFLNIVAELNTAFKVLVVGHIMPDGDDVSSVLSAMYGLKRLGKEVIAGIDWKIPWYFYEFEEVSQIQSYDTVSEMKFDPDVVLVVDVSSPDRVGRFQEFFNNKKVFVVDHHGTNTFFGTYNWIDTKFGSTAQMILRINTELGVQYDERLATLNLMGIATDTGFFRYTNADEIVFSDATKLVSLGGKMHLISRIFENKRIEQFKLLSTMIEHMRMELDGMIVYSYLSKQDYENNNCTEDDSGGFVSELRSIRGVELAIFLSEYEFGEVHVSLRSRDWFDCSRLAVLLGGGGHPRAAGCTLKGNLESIVEEVIREAKNMFVSQKALQF; this is translated from the coding sequence ATGAATAGGGATTTCTTAAATATAGTTGCAGAATTAAATACGGCTTTTAAGGTTCTTGTTGTTGGTCATATAATGCCAGACGGAGACGATGTAAGTTCTGTGCTAAGTGCTATGTATGGTTTGAAAAGGCTTGGGAAAGAAGTAATCGCCGGAATTGACTGGAAAATACCTTGGTACTTTTATGAATTTGAAGAGGTTTCTCAAATACAATCGTATGATACAGTAAGTGAAATGAAATTTGATCCAGATGTTGTGTTGGTTGTTGATGTATCCAGTCCAGATAGAGTTGGTAGGTTTCAGGAATTTTTCAACAATAAGAAAGTGTTCGTAGTTGATCATCACGGAACAAATACATTTTTTGGTACTTACAATTGGATTGATACAAAATTTGGTTCAACTGCTCAGATGATTTTGAGGATAAATACAGAGCTGGGTGTTCAATACGATGAGCGTTTAGCAACGTTAAACCTCATGGGGATAGCCACCGATACTGGATTTTTCAGATACACCAACGCAGACGAAATTGTCTTTTCAGATGCTACAAAGCTTGTATCACTTGGTGGAAAGATGCATTTGATTTCAAGAATTTTTGAAAACAAACGCATCGAGCAATTCAAATTGCTTTCAACTATGATCGAACACATGAGAATGGAGCTTGATGGGATGATAGTGTATTCATACCTTTCTAAACAAGATTACGAGAATAACAATTGCACAGAAGATGATAGTGGAGGTTTTGTAAGTGAACTAAGGTCAATTCGTGGCGTTGAACTTGCGATTTTCCTATCTGAATATGAATTTGGGGAAGTACACGTAAGTCTTAGATCAAGAGACTGGTTTGATTGTAGCAGACTTGCTGTTTTACTTGGTGGTGGAGGTCATCCGAGAGCCGCAGGTTGTACACTTAAAGGAAATCTTGAGTCTATCGTGGAAGAAGTTATTAGAGAAGCTAAGAATATGTTTGTTTCCCAAAAAGCTTTGCAGTTTTGA